The Methylobacterium durans nucleotide sequence CGCGTCGGGCCGGGTCGTGACCTGACTCAACGTGAGGGCCGTCGCGAACAGCTTGATCAGGATGATGTTCATCAGGGGGCGGGCACCGGCCGGCTTCACACAACGCGCGGGGAGGCCGCGCGGATCAAGCGCGGCCGTCCCGACCCCAGATGGGGATCACAACGCGGCTGATTTAAGGTGCCCGGCCATCCGCCGCCCGGATCGTGAAGGGCTGCTCGATCTCGGTGCTCATCTTTCGAACGGTGTCGTTGAGGGTGACGGCGAGGACGTAGTCGCCCGCCGGGGCCCCGTCGAGCGTGATTGTCAGATTGAGGAAGAACTCCCGCGCCCGCGCGTGGCTCGTCAGGCTGTAGCTCTGGAAGGCCTTCTGGCTGCCGAGTTCCTCGCCGGACTTCGTCCGGATCGCGAAGTCGATCGTGCCCTCGAAGGTGTAGAGGTCGCCGGATTTGCGGTAGGCGAAGCCGAGGGGCTCGACCTAGCTGACGAGCGGCTCGCCTGGTGCGAAGACGTTCGAGCCGCGCGCGTCGTAGTCGCCGTAGAGCGCCGCCTTGCGGGTGACGAACATCGCCCGGCGTGTCGAGAAGGGCAGCCGCTCCCAGGCCTCCGAGGCGGCGCGCTCGGCCGCCTCGTACGCATCGCGGTTCGAGCCGGTGGGGGCACTCTGTCCGCCGCCGATCTTCGCCTTCGCGCCGGACCAGAAATCGTCCGCGGCCGCTGGCCCGGCGGCGACGCCTGCCGCCAGGGCGGCTGCAAGAATTTTGCGCATCACGGCTCTCTCCCTCACTTGATGGGCCGGACGCTGTTCATGATCGCGGAGATCTCGGCCTTGTGGGAGGCGCGCTCCTCCTCCGAGCCCCAGAGAGTGAGCATGATCACTTGGTTCTCGCCGCCGCTGAGCAGCACGAAATCGACGATGGTCTTCCCGTTTGCATCCTTGGTGTCGTAGCGCAGCACGGTGCCGGACGTGCCGTTGAAGTCCATCTCCTTCTCGATCGGCTTCACGCTGTCGTCGATCTCGTTCTCGCGCATCCAGGCCCGGTTCGTCTCGAGCATCGCCTCGAGCTTCTTCTTGCTGGCGTACTCGACGTAGAAAACCACCTCGTCGTCCGGCGATTGGGCGGAATACCCGAAGTCGATCTCCCGCACCTTCCAGGTATCGGGGACGACGACGGTGACGACCGGGCTCTTCGGCGGCACGGCGAAATTCCGCGCCTCGGCCGGCAGTGACAGCGTCGCGCACAGGAGGGCGCCCATCAGGATACGTCTCATCGTCCACCTTGTTCAGTTCAGGCAGACCAACGCATCCGTCCCCGCGCTTGCATCGTCCGAAGACGATTGATGTCGCCTCAACCAGTTCAGTCGAAGACACCGAACGCCCGCCTATACAGGGCCCACGCCGCCGGATTCTCGGACCAGGGTGAACGATCTCTCGCGAGGTACCGCCGCTTGGTTGCAGCGAGACCATTTCGCAACCGTGAGCGTTACGCGTTCGCCCGGCGCACCGCGTGGGCCGCCCGGGAGGCCGCATGATCACCGATCTCTGGTACAAGAACGCCGTCGTCTACTGCCTGTCGGTCCGTACCTTCATGGACGCGAACGGCGATGGGATCGGCGATTTCGTCGGCCTCGAGCGGCGGCTCGACTACCTGCAGGGTCTCGGGATCACGGCGATCTGGCTGATGCCGTTCCAGCCTTCGCCGAAGAAGGACGGCGGCTACGACATCTCGGATTATTACGGGGTCGATCCCGATTACGGCTCGCTCGGCGATTTCGTCGCCTTCACGCATGCGGCCAAGCAGAGGGGCCTGCGCGTCATCATCGACCTCGTGGTCAACCACACTTCGGACCGGCACCGCTGGTTCCAGTCCGCCCGCTCGGACCCGGGCTCGCCCTACCGGGACTGGTATGTCTGGTCGGAGGAGAAGCCCGCCAACGCCGACGAGGGCATGGTCTTCCCGGGCGTCCAGAAAACGACCTGGACCTACGATGCGCAGGCCAAGGCTTACTACTTCCACCGCTTCTTCGACTTCCAGCCCGACCTCAACACCGCCAACCCGGAGGTGCGGGCCGAGATCCTGAAGATCATGGGGTTCTGGATCGAGCTCGGCGTCTCGGGCTTCCGCATGGACGCGGTCCCGTTCGTCATCGCCAAGAAGGGGGCCGACGTGAAAGGCGAGCCGGTCGAGCAGTTCGACATGCTGCGCGACTTCCGCGAGTTCCTGCAATGGCGCCAGGGGGACGCGATCATCCTGGCCGAGGCCAACATCCTGCCCAAGCAGGACCTCGACTATTTCGGCGACGACGCCGACCGCATGCACATGATGTTCAACTTCCAGGTCAATCAGGCGACCTTCTACGCGCTCGCTGCGGGCGACACGCGCCCGCTGCTCAAGGCCATCGACAAGACCTGGCGCCGTCCGGCCTCGGCCCAGTGGGCGACCTTTCTGCGCAACCACGACGAGCTCGACCTCGGGCGGCTGACCGAGAAGCAGCGGCAGACCGTGTTCGACGCCTTCGGGCCCGACAAGGACATGCAGCTCTACGAGCGCGGCATCCGCCGCCGCCTCGCGCCGATGCTCCAGGGGGACCCGCGCAAGATCCGCCTCGCCTACGCCCTGATGCTCGGCCTGCCCGGCACCCCGGTGCTGCGCTACGGCGACGAGATCGGGATGGGCGACGACCTCTCCCTGAAGGAGCGCGAATGCGCCCGCACGCCGATGCAGTGGACGGGCGAGCGGAACGGCGGCTTCACGAAATCGGACCGGCCGACCATGCCGGTGATCGGCAGGGGCCCCTACGGCTACGAGCACGTCAACGTCGCCGAGCAGCGCCACGACAAGGATTCGCTGCTCGCCTGGATGCAGAGCATGATCCGCCTGCGCAAGGAGGCGCCGGAGATCGGCTGGGGCGCGGTGACGGCGGTCGAGACCGGCGAGAGCGCGGTGCTCGCCCTGCGCTACGACTGGCGCAACAACGCGGTGCTCTGCGTCTGCAATCTCGCCGCGCACCCGACCGAGATCAGCCTGCGCACCGGCATCGAGCCGCCCGAGGGCGATCTCCTGATCGACCTCCTCACCGGTGCCCGCAGCGAGGCGGAGGCGGGCCGCCACCTCCTGTGCCTCGAAGGCTACGGCTACCACTGGTATCGCGTCGGCGGCCTCGACGCGCTCCTGAAGCGCAGCCCGGCTTGAGGGCGATTCGCGCGGGGCGCGAAGGCGCGCTAGAAGGGCCGGCCCTTCCCGCCCCGTCCGGGCGACGAACCCGAAACGAGTCCCGATGCCAGGCACGCCCCGCGCCGGAATCATCCCGGTCACGCCCTTCCAGCAGAACTGCACTCTGATCTGGGACGAGGCCACCAAGGTCGGCGCCGTGGTCGATCCGGGCGGCGACCTCGACCGGATCGAGGTGGCGATCCGCGAGCAGGGCCTGCGGATCGAGAAGATCCTGCTCACACACGGCCACATCGACCACGCGGGCGGCGCCGCGGAGCTGCGCGAGCGCCTCGGCAACGTGCCGATCGAGGGTCCGCACGAGGCCGACCGGTTCCTGCTCGATTCCCTGCCCGAGACCGGCGCTGGCTACGGCATCCAGGGCGCCCGCGCCGTCACCCCGGACCGCTGGCTCGACGAGGGCGACGCCGTCGCGGTCGGCCCCCTCGTCTTCGACATCCTGCATGCCCCCGGCCACTCGCCGGGCAGCGTCGTGTTCGTGAGCCGGGACGCGCGCTTCGCCCTCGTCGGCGACGTGGTGTTCAAGGGCTCGGTCGGCCGCACAGACCTTCCGGGCGGCAACCACGGCGAGCTCATCCGGGCCATCAAGGAGAAGGTGCTGCCGCTCGGCGACGACGTGGCCTTCATCCCCGGCCACGGCCCCACCGGCACCCTCGGCGAGGAGCGCCTGACGAACCCGTTCCTCCAGGGCTGAGGCCCCGGGGAATCGCGCCTAACGCGGCGTTAACGCGATGCCGCGACAAAGGGTACGGACCGGACCGTCCGCGCGCCGGAAACCATCGTAATTACAAGGCGGAACCCCTATATCAGGCGGGTCAGACGAATCGCAGGCGTGCGGCTTCGGCGACCCCGAACGGGCCGCACGGTGACCCGCCTGCCCGAGGAACTTCATGGCCGACAATCCGCAGACTGAGAACGCCGAGACCTACGGCGCGGAATCGATCCGGGTGCTCAAGGGGCTCGACGCCGTGCGCAAGCGGCCGGGCATGTATATCGGCGACACCGACGACGGCTCGGGCCTCCACCACATGGTCTACGAGGTGGTGGACAATGCCATCGACGAGGCGCTTGCGGGCCACGCCGACCTCGTCACCGTGACGCTGAACGCCGATGGCTCCTGCACCGTGTCCGACAACGGGCGGGGCATCCCGGTGGACATCCACAAGGAGGAGGGCGTCTCGGCGGCCGAGGTCATCATGACCCAGCTGCACGCGGGCGGTAAGTTCGACCAGAACTCCTACAAGGTCTCCGGCGGCCTGCACGGCGTCGGCGTTTCGGTGGTGAACGCCCTCTCGACGCTGCTGCGGCTGCGCATCTGGCGCAACGGCCAGGAGCACACGATGGATTTTCGGCACGGCGACGCCGTGGCGCCGCTCCGGGTCGTCGGCGAGGCCAAGGGCCGGCGCGGCACGGAGGTGACGTTCCTGCCCTCGCCCGAAACCTTCACGATGGTGGAGTTCGACTATCCTACGCTGGAGAAGCGCCTGCGCGAGCTCGCCTTCCTGAATTCCGGCGTGCGCATCGTGCTCACCGACGCCCGCCACGCCGAGCACAAGCGTGAGGAGCTCTGCTATGAGGGCGGGATTGAGGCGTTCGTTCGCTACCTCGACCGCTCGCGAAAGCCGATCGACGGCATGACGAAGCCGGTCACCGTCTCCTCCGAGCGCGACGGCATCCGCGTCGAGGTCGCGCTCTGGTGGAACGACTCGTTCAACGAGACCGTGCTGCCCTTCACGAACAACATCCCGCAGCGCGACGGCGGCACCCATATGGCGGGCTTCCGTGCGGCGCTCACGCGCCAGATCACGGGCTACGCCGAATCCTCCGGTATCGCCAAGAAGGAGAAGGTCTCGCTGACGGGCGAGGATTGTCGCGAGGGCCTGACCGCCGTCATCTCCGTGCAGGTGCCGGACCCGAAGTTCTCCTCGCAGACCAAGGACAAGCTCGTCTCCTCCGAGGTGCGCCCGGCGGTCGAGAACGTGCTGAACGAGGGCCTGTCGAACTGGCTCGAGGAGAATCCGGGCCAAGCCCGCTCCGTCATGGGCAAGGTCGTGCTCGCGGCCTCGGCCCGCGAGGCGGCGCGCAAGGCCCGCGAGACGGTGACCCGCAAGGGCGCGCTCGACATCGCCTCGCTGCCCGGCAAGCTCGCGGATTGTCAGGAGCGCGACCCGACCAAGTGCGAGATCCTGCTGGTGGAGGGCGATTCCGCCGGCGGTTCGGCCAAGCAGGGCCGCGACCGCACCTTCCAGGCCGTCCTGCCGCTGCGCGGCAAGATCCTCAACGTCGAGCGGGTGCGGGCGGACCGGATGCTGTCCTCGGCCGAGATCGGCACGCTGATCACGGCGCTCGGCGCCGGCATCGGGCGATCGAGCACCGACCGCGAGGGCTTCAACCCGGAGAAGCTGCGCTACCACCGCATCATCATCATGACCGATGCTGACGTGGACGGCTCGCATATCCGCACCCTGCTCCTGACCTTCTTCTTCCGGCAGATGCCGGAGCTGATCGAGCGCGGGCACCTCTACATCGCGCAGCCGCCCCTCTACAAAGCCGAGCGCGGGCGCAAGGCGATCTACCTGAAGGACGAGCGGGCGCTCGAGGATTACCTGATCGACCAGGGCGTCGAGGGCGCCACCCTGCGGCTCGCCTCGGGCATCGAGTTTGCAGGCGACCAGCTCAAGGCCCTCGTCGACGAGGCCCGCGCCTTCCGGACGATCCTGCAGGGACTTCACACCCGCTACGACCGCGCCGTGGTGGAGCAGGCGGTGATCGCGGGCGCGCTCCGGCCCGAGGCGGCCGAGCATCCGGGGGAGGCGGAGGTGCTGGCCGACATGACGTCCAAGCGCCTCGACGCCATCGCCGACGAGATCGAGCAGGGCTGGCAGGGCGAGGCGTCCGAGGGCGGCTACGTGCTCAGCCGGACGCTGCGCGGCGTGCGCCAGGTCTCGACTCTCGACGCCTCCCTCATCGCCTCGCAGGAGGCCCGCCGCCTCGCCGAGCGGGCGGACGCGCTCCGCGAGATCTACGGCGAGCCCGTGACGCTGGCCCGCAAGGGCGACGCGACGCTGCTCCACGGTCCGGTCGGCCTGTTCGAGGCGGTGATGGCCTTCGGCCGC carries:
- a CDS encoding alpha-amylase family protein encodes the protein MITDLWYKNAVVYCLSVRTFMDANGDGIGDFVGLERRLDYLQGLGITAIWLMPFQPSPKKDGGYDISDYYGVDPDYGSLGDFVAFTHAAKQRGLRVIIDLVVNHTSDRHRWFQSARSDPGSPYRDWYVWSEEKPANADEGMVFPGVQKTTWTYDAQAKAYYFHRFFDFQPDLNTANPEVRAEILKIMGFWIELGVSGFRMDAVPFVIAKKGADVKGEPVEQFDMLRDFREFLQWRQGDAIILAEANILPKQDLDYFGDDADRMHMMFNFQVNQATFYALAAGDTRPLLKAIDKTWRRPASAQWATFLRNHDELDLGRLTEKQRQTVFDAFGPDKDMQLYERGIRRRLAPMLQGDPRKIRLAYALMLGLPGTPVLRYGDEIGMGDDLSLKERECARTPMQWTGERNGGFTKSDRPTMPVIGRGPYGYEHVNVAEQRHDKDSLLAWMQSMIRLRKEAPEIGWGAVTAVETGESAVLALRYDWRNNAVLCVCNLAAHPTEISLRTGIEPPEGDLLIDLLTGARSEAEAGRHLLCLEGYGYHWYRVGGLDALLKRSPA
- a CDS encoding MBL fold metallo-hydrolase → MPGTPRAGIIPVTPFQQNCTLIWDEATKVGAVVDPGGDLDRIEVAIREQGLRIEKILLTHGHIDHAGGAAELRERLGNVPIEGPHEADRFLLDSLPETGAGYGIQGARAVTPDRWLDEGDAVAVGPLVFDILHAPGHSPGSVVFVSRDARFALVGDVVFKGSVGRTDLPGGNHGELIRAIKEKVLPLGDDVAFIPGHGPTGTLGEERLTNPFLQG
- the gyrB gene encoding DNA topoisomerase (ATP-hydrolyzing) subunit B, encoding MADNPQTENAETYGAESIRVLKGLDAVRKRPGMYIGDTDDGSGLHHMVYEVVDNAIDEALAGHADLVTVTLNADGSCTVSDNGRGIPVDIHKEEGVSAAEVIMTQLHAGGKFDQNSYKVSGGLHGVGVSVVNALSTLLRLRIWRNGQEHTMDFRHGDAVAPLRVVGEAKGRRGTEVTFLPSPETFTMVEFDYPTLEKRLRELAFLNSGVRIVLTDARHAEHKREELCYEGGIEAFVRYLDRSRKPIDGMTKPVTVSSERDGIRVEVALWWNDSFNETVLPFTNNIPQRDGGTHMAGFRAALTRQITGYAESSGIAKKEKVSLTGEDCREGLTAVISVQVPDPKFSSQTKDKLVSSEVRPAVENVLNEGLSNWLEENPGQARSVMGKVVLAASAREAARKARETVTRKGALDIASLPGKLADCQERDPTKCEILLVEGDSAGGSAKQGRDRTFQAVLPLRGKILNVERVRADRMLSSAEIGTLITALGAGIGRSSTDREGFNPEKLRYHRIIIMTDADVDGSHIRTLLLTFFFRQMPELIERGHLYIAQPPLYKAERGRKAIYLKDERALEDYLIDQGVEGATLRLASGIEFAGDQLKALVDEARAFRTILQGLHTRYDRAVVEQAVIAGALRPEAAEHPGEAEVLADMTSKRLDAIADEIEQGWQGEASEGGYVLSRTLRGVRQVSTLDASLIASQEARRLAERADALREIYGEPVTLARKGDATLLHGPVGLFEAVMAFGRKGLQLQRYKGLGEMTAQQLWETTLDRDVRSLLQVKVKDTTDADDLFVKLMGDVVEPRREFIQENALSVANLDV